In Parus major isolate Abel chromosome 1, Parus_major1.1, whole genome shotgun sequence, the following proteins share a genomic window:
- the NRIP2 gene encoding nuclear receptor-interacting protein 2: MSTRKSCPLPLGQEDQEEKQSESTPDLERQECEMELRNKAILQQKRRLKQATQFVHKDSADLLPLDGLTRLGTSKDLQPHSVVQRRLLEGNLNKLRGEARGQSARVQSPLAKDQDEKMEKGEDRRKETSLLLIQCQCQGEVLKATVNTGCLPNLISKKCLNQLGLEEVSAMDCGDLSLPIPSVVGRVEHMELQFGQETVPCSALVVDDEMLEFCIGLQTLLSLQCCIDLEEGVLRFKALSQELPFLHASEEPGQ; encoded by the exons ATGAGCACAAGGAAGAGCTGCCCCCTGCCACTGGGGCAAGAAGaccaggaggaaaagcagagtgagAGTACTCCTGACCTGGAGCGACAGGAGTGTGAGATGGAGCTGAGGAACAAAGCTATTCTGCAACAGAAGAGGCGCCTCAAACAGGCCACCCAGTTTGTGCACAAGGACTCTGCTGATCTGCTACCCCTGGATGGTTTGACAAGGCTTGGCACCTCCAAGGATCTG CAGCCTCATAGTGTGGTCCAGCGGCGCCTCTTGGAAGGCAACCTGAACAAACTGCGGGGCGAGGCCAGGGGTCAGTCTGCACGGGTTCAATCTCCGCTGGCAAAAGACCAGGatgaaaagatggaaaagggaGAGGACAGGAGAAAAGAGACTTCACTCCTGCTAATACAGTGCCAG tgcCAAGGTGAGGTATTGAAAGCAACTGTTAACACTGGGTGTCTACCAAACCTCATCTCCAAGAAGTGTTTAAACCAGCTGGG GCTGGAAGAAGTGTCTGCCATGGATTGTGGAGACCTCTCTCTTCCCATCCCCAGTGTTGTTGGCAGAGTAGAACATATGGAATTGCAATTTGGCCAGGAGACAGTGCCGTGTTCAGCACTGGTTGTAG aTGACGAAATGCTGGAGTTTTGCATTGGCCTCCAGACTCTGTTGTCTCTTCAG TGTTGCATCGACTTGGAGGAAGGCGTCCTGAGATTTAAAGCACTGAGTCAGGAGCTGCCTTTTCTACATGCCTCTGAAGAGCCTGGTCAGTGA
- the FOXM1 gene encoding forkhead box protein M1 yields MRTSPRRPLILKRRKLTLPQNDESSTSARDENRGQDEKAPKQEQRQEDQHNRQPRDKRDCGLQKFPAGIKIIDHPTMPNTQVVAIPTNADIQSIIEALTAKGKECGKNGPNKFILISSGGTSRSAGPAPSQHLPSEKKASAAIKAADSQEREKNVAQAPGIAGTTTLWHSGVDPVVRQEQETNSSGETMSSVLDNSLTNIQWLGKMRSDGLNPSSVKEDTEKENQMPLRERVKTEEEAAAAAIPTAAVSSSWQDSVSERPPYSYMAMIQFAINSTEKKRMTLKDIYTWIEDHFPYFKHVAKPGWKNSIRHNLSLHDMFVRETSANGKISFWTIHPGANRCLTLDQVFKPLDLGSPTSPEYSESQQKSRLPDPLKNMGSKTEPQNSRRKMKPLLPRVNSYLVPIQFPLSQPLVLQPSMKVPLSMAQGASLNSSETLQSNKRVCIAPKVSLSAEESPSLPTAAVKEEGQCDEGLFSPTHSVQENNSQPGEELSSFPEGACKKEEEGSQLDPWLSPFASTITVKEEPSLFLPDSSTKERKQFTTLKSPSKAVSDSLVIKRRERREVGRSRRKQRLALPSSEEPVLVLPESSSFDPFQLGADHPFPQENHPLENISQLSCSQGEEGAFKTPVKDVFSKLPISSTPSKASATTTPSLEVLDHWKSASLAKGSHELDFSPVKTLQLPFTPLQDNQDLLGFNSTPLKNPLFDSPQELLNTESSDMVHMPLTSSPALVHDTSKQSSAELTTSGFTENRSLMEGLILDTMNDCMSLSKILLDISFPGLEDENLGTDISWSQLIPELK; encoded by the exons ATGAGGACCAGCCCTCGCAGGCCCTTAATTCTCAAAAGACGGAAACTGACCCTCCCACAGAACGATGAATCCAGTACTTCAGCAAGAGATGAGAACAGAGGTCAGGATGAAAAGGCTCCtaagcaggagcagaggcaggaagaCCAACACAACAGACAACCCAGAGACAAAAGGGACTGTGGCCTGCAGAAATTCCCAGCGGGAATAAAGATAATTGACCATCCTACAATGCCCAACACACAGGTGGTGGCCATCCCTACAAATGCTGATATCCAGAGCATCATAGAGGCATtgacagcaaaaggaaaagagtgtGGCAAAAATGGACCCAACAAGTTCATTCTCATTAGCAGTGGGGGCACGTCCCGTTCAGCAGGTCCAGCACCATCGCAGCATCTCCCATCAGAGAAGAAAGCCAGTGCAGCCATCAAGGCTGCAGACAGtcaagaaagagagaagaatgtTGCACAGGCACCTGGTATTGCAGGCACTACAACACTCTGGCATTCAGGAGTTGATCCTGTGGTTCGACAGGAACAGGAGACCAACA GCAGTGGTGAGACAATGAGCTCTGTGTTGGACAACAGCCTCACCAACATCCAGTGGCTGGGGAAGATGAGATCTGATGGGCTAAATCCCTCTTCTGTGAAGGAAGACACAGAGAAAGAGAATCAGATGCCTCTGCGGGAAAGAGTCAAG ACTGaagaggaagctgctgctgctgctattccTACTGCTGCTGTGTCCTCCTCCTGGCAGGATTCAGTGTCAGAACGACCTCCTTACTCCTATATGGCCATGATCCAGTTTGCCATcaacagcacagagaagaaGCGCATGACCCTGAAGGACATCTATACCTGGATTGAGGATCATTTCCCTTATTTTAAACATGTAGCTAAGCCAGGTTGGAAG AACTCCATTCGGCACAACCTGTCCCTTCATGACATGTTTGTCCGTGAGACGTCTGCCAATGGTAAAATCTCCTTCTGGACTATTCACCCCGGTGCAAACCGTTGCCTAACATTGGACCAGGTATTTAAG CCGCTGGACTTGGGGTCACCAACATCGCCTGAGTATTCTGAATCA CAACAAAAGAGTCGTCTTCCAGACCCTCTGAAGAACATGGGAAGCAAAACTGAACCCCAGAATTCAC GCCGAAAGATGAAGCCTTTGCTTCCTCGTGTCAACTCCTACCTGGTTCCAATCCAGTTTCCTTTGAGTCAGCCTCTTGTCTTGCAGCCTTCCATGAAGGTTCCTCTGTCCATGGCACAGGGAGCATCCCTTAACAGCTCTGAGACTTTGCAGAGCAACAAGCGTGTGTGCATTGCTCCGAAG GTGTCACTGTCTGCAGAAGAGTCACCCTCTTTACCCACGGCTGCTGTCAAGGAGGAGGGTCAATGTGATGAAGGTTTATTTTCCCCAACCCATTCTGTACAGGAGAACAACTCCCAGCCTGGTGAGGAATTGTCTTCTTTCCCTGAGGGTGCCTgtaaaaaggaggaagaaggcTCTCAGCTGGATCCCTGGCTATCCCCATTTGCCTCAACCATAACGGTCAAGGAAGAGCCAAGCTTGTTCCTCCCAGACTCATCCacaaaggagaggaaacagTTCACCACACTGAAGTCCCCATCTAAGGCAGTTTCTGACTCTTTAGTTAtaaagaggagggaaaggcgGGAAGTGGGCAGATCCAGAAGGAAACAACGCCTAGCACTGCCTTCTTCAGAAGAGCCTGTCCTTGTTTTgccagaaagcagcagctttgacCCTTTCCAGTTAGGGGCAGACCACCCCTTCCCCCAGGAAAACCATCCCCTTGAGAACAtttcacagctcagctgctcacaGGGAGAAGAAGGGGCCTTTAAAACACCAGTCAAGGACGTCTTCAGCAAATTGCCCATTTCTTCCACTCCCAGCAAAGCCTCAGCCACTACTACCCCTTCACTAGAGGTCCTTGACCACTGGAAGTCTGCTTCCTTGGCCAAAGGAAGTCATGAGCTGGACTTCAGTCCAGTGAAAACTCTTCAATTGCCATTCACACCTCTCCAGGACAACCAGGACTTGCTGGGTTTTAACAGCACACCCCTTAAAAACCCTCTCTTTGATTCTCCTCAAGAACTGCTCAATACAGAATCCAGTGACATGGTCCATATGCCCCTCACGAGCTCTCCAGCTTTAGTTCATGACACTTCCAAGCAATCCTCTGCTGAGCTGACAACCTCTGGCTTTACTGAAAACCGGTCACTCATGGAAGGCCTTATCCTGGACACCATGAATGACTGTATGAGTCTCAGCAAAATCCTTCTAGATATAAGCTTTCCTGGTCTTGAGGATGAAAATTTAGGAACAGATATTAGTTGGTCTCAGCTCATACCTGAACTGAAGTGA